One region of Salinirubrum litoreum genomic DNA includes:
- a CDS encoding HalX domain-containing protein, whose amino-acid sequence MSEARERGEDRPVVLIVEDEPDLADLYATWLGEEYSPRVTYGGAEALDALDDDVSVVLLDRRMPDVSGDAVLEAIRDRAIDCRVAMVTAVEPDFDIVAMGFDDYLVKPVSKDALRGTVESMHLRNAYDEGVQRLFSLASKKALLESEKSQTALADNAEYADLAEELADLRADLDETVHELGQQDDFVSVYRDLERDLAEGTDVPVLTEDDDAGHDPDD is encoded by the coding sequence ATGAGCGAAGCGCGCGAGAGAGGTGAGGACCGACCGGTCGTCCTGATCGTCGAAGACGAACCAGACCTCGCCGACCTCTACGCCACGTGGCTCGGCGAGGAGTACAGTCCGCGTGTCACCTACGGCGGCGCGGAGGCGCTGGACGCACTCGACGACGACGTGTCGGTCGTCCTCCTCGACCGGCGAATGCCGGACGTGTCCGGTGACGCGGTGCTCGAAGCGATCCGTGACCGGGCCATCGACTGCCGAGTGGCGATGGTGACGGCGGTCGAACCCGACTTCGACATCGTGGCGATGGGGTTCGACGACTACCTCGTCAAGCCGGTCTCGAAGGACGCACTCCGGGGCACCGTCGAGAGTATGCACCTCCGGAACGCCTACGACGAGGGCGTCCAGCGACTGTTCTCGCTCGCGTCGAAGAAGGCGCTCTTGGAGTCGGAGAAGAGCCAGACCGCACTCGCGGACAACGCCGAGTACGCCGACCTCGCGGAGGAACTCGCCGACCTGCGGGCGGACCTCGACGAGACGGTCCACGAACTCGGCCAGCAGGACGACTTCGTCAGCGTCTACCGGGACCTCGAACGCGACCTCGCCGAGGGGACCGACGTGCCGGTCCTGACCGAGGACGACGACGCCGGTCACGACCCCGACGACTGA
- a CDS encoding TrmB family transcriptional regulator — MDTEDLRDALEDAGLSQYQAEAYTALLRLGTASATELADACAVPTARIYDVLRDLEGKGYIETYEQGSLHARARDPEEVLSDLRGRASLFSQAADEIEDRWEEPAVDPHKVSIVKRFDTVTGRARRAIAEAENEVQVSATPAQFAELREALVAAVDNGAIVKLSLHGPDDRDGLPMEDLPGAVTEARFRDMPTPFVALIDRTKTCFAPHARSVNQYGVLVDDYTLTYVFHWYFLTCLWEVWETVYATQTEEPPLTYADIRRCVRDVEPLLTDGKRVTVRVAGFEIETGDTVSFEGTLVGVDYSGDRTEDGPPPLSQLAGQVTLSVETDGRIRTVGGWGSVVEEVEATRITVVEIDAPEAS, encoded by the coding sequence ATGGACACGGAGGACCTTCGCGACGCACTCGAGGACGCTGGACTGTCGCAGTATCAGGCCGAGGCGTACACTGCACTCCTCCGACTGGGGACGGCCTCCGCGACAGAACTCGCAGACGCCTGTGCCGTCCCGACTGCGCGTATCTACGACGTTCTGCGGGATCTGGAGGGTAAGGGGTACATCGAGACGTACGAACAGGGGAGTCTGCACGCTCGCGCCCGCGACCCCGAGGAGGTGCTGTCCGACCTCCGGGGCCGGGCTTCGCTGTTCAGCCAGGCGGCCGACGAGATCGAAGACCGGTGGGAGGAACCGGCCGTCGACCCGCACAAGGTGAGTATCGTCAAGCGGTTCGACACCGTCACCGGCCGCGCCAGACGCGCCATCGCCGAGGCCGAAAACGAGGTGCAGGTGTCGGCGACACCCGCACAGTTCGCGGAACTGCGCGAGGCGCTCGTGGCCGCCGTGGACAACGGGGCCATCGTCAAACTCTCGCTCCACGGTCCCGACGACCGCGACGGCCTGCCGATGGAGGACCTGCCGGGGGCCGTGACCGAAGCCCGGTTCCGCGACATGCCGACACCCTTCGTCGCGCTGATCGACCGGACGAAGACCTGTTTCGCGCCCCACGCCCGGTCGGTGAACCAGTACGGCGTGCTCGTCGACGACTACACCCTGACGTACGTCTTCCACTGGTACTTCCTGACCTGTCTGTGGGAAGTGTGGGAGACGGTCTACGCGACCCAGACCGAGGAACCGCCGCTGACCTACGCCGACATCCGGCGGTGTGTCCGCGACGTGGAACCCCTGCTGACCGACGGGAAACGCGTGACGGTCCGGGTCGCCGGCTTCGAGATCGAAACCGGCGACACCGTCTCCTTCGAGGGCACCTTGGTCGGCGTCGACTACAGCGGCGATCGTACCGAAGACGGGCCGCCGCCGCTCTCGCAACTCGCCGGACAGGTGACGCTCTCGGTCGAGACCGACGGTCGGATTCGCACCGTCGGCGGGTGGGGGTCGGTGGTCGAAGAGGTCGAAGCGACCCGGATCACGGTCGTCGAGATAGATGCGCCCGAAGCGTCGTAA
- a CDS encoding DUF7382 domain-containing protein: MIDSERGAALVDRLRPETFVADDRAIEGLPVRLVIALVVGVASLSVMMSMISGLSGLSVTELDARPSPEVVTPGDQSIEVAVVGPEGDRIADATVVVKGGSAELDGVQTATTGPNGTATISVAPQLRPNQDEGTLVIDIKPPAGSGFADERGNTKVLVVRG, encoded by the coding sequence GTGATCGACAGCGAACGCGGCGCGGCGCTCGTGGATCGGCTCCGACCGGAGACGTTCGTCGCGGACGACCGCGCCATCGAAGGCCTGCCGGTTCGGTTGGTGATCGCGCTGGTCGTCGGCGTCGCCAGTCTGAGCGTGATGATGAGCATGATCTCGGGACTCTCGGGGCTCTCGGTGACGGAACTCGACGCCCGGCCCTCGCCGGAGGTGGTGACGCCGGGCGACCAGTCTATCGAGGTCGCGGTCGTCGGTCCGGAGGGGGACCGGATCGCGGACGCGACGGTCGTCGTGAAGGGCGGGAGCGCGGAGTTGGACGGGGTACAGACCGCGACGACCGGCCCGAACGGGACCGCGACGATCTCGGTCGCGCCACAACTTCGGCCGAACCAGGACGAGGGGACGCTGGTGATCGACATCAAACCGCCTGCGGGGAGTGGGTTCGCCGACGAGCGCGGGAACACGAAGGTACTGGTGGTACGCGGGTGA
- a CDS encoding ATP-binding protein — MHVLGRHTSGEPHPSTLPTGRLGRYRATDGSAGATVGVDLDRPHAGLVVGKRGYGKSYTLGVLAEAAARAEGVAPIVVDPMGVFAGLADDPTGGDPDSIGDPPPTDPASVDPVSAEVLTPAVAPSALPARAWPALLGLARDSPAGSLCQHVAGRAPPDATLAELAARAAASEATRSARRTVRNELRRADDWGVFGPDGLRAPDLLSASATVLDCSRLSDPALNAVVRAVAVGLYRHCVRESPARLPWLLLDEAHACFDGIAGPALETILTRGRAPGVSLVAATQRPSALPGVAHSQADLLVAHRLTATPDIDALEAVSPTYLRGSLGERLPTEPGTALVVDDTTESVHGVRIRERTTPHLGDSPRASHRRATVESDDDGQQTPDAGRHQRRRRVETTE, encoded by the coding sequence ATGCACGTCCTCGGCCGACACACGAGCGGCGAACCACACCCCTCCACGCTCCCGACCGGGAGACTCGGCCGGTACCGCGCGACCGACGGGAGCGCCGGCGCGACCGTCGGCGTCGACCTCGACCGCCCACACGCTGGCCTCGTCGTCGGGAAGCGCGGCTACGGGAAGTCCTACACGCTGGGCGTCCTCGCGGAGGCGGCCGCCCGCGCCGAGGGTGTCGCCCCGATCGTCGTCGATCCGATGGGCGTCTTCGCGGGCTTGGCCGACGATCCGACGGGAGGCGACCCCGACTCGATCGGCGACCCGCCGCCGACCGACCCCGCGTCCGTCGATCCGGTCTCCGCCGAGGTCCTGACGCCGGCCGTCGCACCCAGCGCGCTCCCGGCGCGTGCCTGGCCCGCGCTCCTCGGTCTCGCCCGCGACTCCCCGGCCGGGTCGCTCTGCCAGCACGTCGCCGGGCGTGCCCCGCCCGACGCGACCCTCGCCGAGTTGGCCGCCCGTGCTGCGGCCAGCGAGGCGACCCGGTCGGCCAGGCGAACCGTCCGAAACGAACTCCGGCGGGCCGACGACTGGGGCGTCTTCGGCCCCGACGGACTCCGCGCACCCGACCTGCTCTCGGCGTCGGCGACCGTGCTCGACTGCTCGCGGCTCTCCGACCCGGCGCTGAACGCGGTCGTCCGGGCCGTCGCGGTCGGGCTCTATCGCCACTGCGTCCGCGAGTCTCCCGCTCGACTCCCGTGGCTCCTGCTCGACGAGGCCCACGCCTGTTTCGACGGTATCGCCGGGCCAGCACTGGAGACCATCCTCACGCGGGGGCGCGCACCGGGCGTCAGTCTCGTCGCCGCGACACAACGACCGAGCGCGCTGCCGGGGGTGGCCCACTCGCAGGCCGACCTCCTCGTCGCACACCGACTGACCGCCACCCCCGACATCGACGCGCTCGAAGCCGTCAGTCCGACGTACCTCCGGGGGTCGCTCGGCGAGCGACTGCCGACCGAACCGGGCACCGCGCTCGTCGTCGACGACACCACCGAGTCGGTCCACGGCGTCCGGATCAGAGAGCGCACGACGCCGCACCTCGGCGACAGCCCACGGGCGAGTCACCGGCGCGCGACCGTCGAATCCGACGACGACGGCCAGCAGACGCCCGACGCCGGTCGTCACCAGCGGCGTCGCCGAGTCGAAACGACCGAGTAG
- a CDS encoding fluoride efflux transporter FluC, with protein MRRQVVAVALVGCGGFVGAVLRYLLAVGLGGPVGTLAANVLGSFALGLAVTFVGDRRVRLFLATGLLSSFTTYSTFAVETTQLGVELGAVNVLVTYAVGLLAALAGLRVGGRR; from the coding sequence ATGAGACGGCAGGTCGTCGCGGTCGCGCTGGTCGGTTGCGGTGGGTTCGTCGGCGCAGTCCTGCGGTATCTGCTCGCGGTCGGACTGGGCGGGCCGGTCGGGACGCTGGCGGCGAACGTCCTCGGCAGTTTCGCACTCGGCCTCGCGGTGACGTTCGTCGGCGACCGACGCGTTCGGCTGTTCCTCGCCACGGGGCTGCTGTCGTCGTTCACCACCTACAGCACCTTCGCGGTGGAGACCACGCAGTTGGGTGTCGAACTCGGTGCCGTGAACGTCCTCGTCACCTACGCCGTCGGCCTGCTGGCCGCACTGGCGGGCCTCCGAGTGGGAGGACGACGATGA
- a CDS encoding fluoride efflux transporter FluC: MIDAALVGAGGVLGAVARYLVGQRLSGRRATASVNVLGSALLGLVVTLPVGDSVLLAVGTGFCGAFTTFSSFAVEVADLSTDGAERVAGQYALLMLVGALLGVGVGTLVGRGLG, encoded by the coding sequence GTGATCGACGCCGCGCTCGTCGGCGCGGGTGGCGTCCTCGGTGCCGTCGCCCGGTATCTCGTCGGCCAGCGACTGTCGGGGCGACGGGCGACCGCGAGCGTCAACGTCCTCGGCAGTGCGCTCCTCGGACTGGTCGTCACGCTCCCGGTCGGTGACTCGGTCCTGCTCGCGGTCGGCACCGGCTTCTGTGGGGCGTTCACGACGTTCTCCTCGTTCGCCGTCGAGGTCGCAGACCTCTCGACGGACGGGGCGGAGCGTGTCGCTGGACAGTACGCCCTGCTGATGCTGGTCGGCGCACTGCTCGGTGTCGGTGTCGGGACGCTCGTCGGGCGAGGCCTCGGGTGA
- a CDS encoding GAF domain-containing protein, with product MPERDDTSPRSAVARDRREEVLTRLHEATRDLVRASDRERIGEVVIETANDVLGLGIAVFSVVDPDDELLRPLVVSDEAAARLPGVHDLAYGPGTLPWRVFESDDANVYADIGERLPEVDDSVGTAILVSLGDHGLLAVGSSDERDLTTADVEFTRLLAANAQSALDRTEREATLREERDRITALFQNASDAMVEIRYETRDPTISAVNPAFETVFGFDAESVVGRSLYDVLVPDGDRSTAREHVELARRGSRFEREVRRQTADGPRDFLLRGVPLDDEGTPTVGYAIYTDITERTEQTRTLGRLHETTRDLVRASDPTEIARITVSAARDTLGFPINAVRLYDAESNRLRPVAVPSDTVETMGDRPIYGPGDGVVWEAFRSGEVIVVEDVSALDDGGNHDGVASAMYLPLGEYGTISIGSTEANHFDDADVQLAKVLAANASVALGRAEQERELRRRETELARQNERLDEFASVVSHDLRNPLSVARGYLDLLSGHRADSEEWDDTEAEYLDRIRTAHERIDRLIGDLLTLARQGKSVGETEVISLAAVAHSAWQTVGTAEATLSVVEDTRFRADRDRLCELFENLFRNAIGHAGADASVTVEPCEGGFAVADDGPGIPPAEREQVFERGYTTSDRGTGFGLAIVAEIVAAHGWSVSVEASESGGAQFVVRGVESVPAVDE from the coding sequence ATGCCCGAACGAGACGACACGTCGCCACGGTCGGCCGTGGCACGCGACCGGCGCGAGGAGGTCTTGACGCGGCTCCACGAGGCGACTCGCGATCTGGTGCGGGCGAGCGACCGCGAACGCATCGGGGAGGTCGTCATCGAGACCGCAAACGACGTGCTCGGTCTCGGTATCGCCGTGTTCAGTGTCGTCGATCCGGACGACGAACTGTTGCGTCCCCTGGTCGTGAGCGACGAAGCGGCGGCACGACTACCGGGCGTCCACGACCTCGCGTACGGACCCGGCACGCTCCCGTGGCGCGTCTTCGAGTCGGACGACGCGAACGTCTACGCCGACATCGGAGAGCGTCTGCCGGAGGTCGACGACAGCGTCGGGACGGCCATCCTCGTCTCGCTCGGCGACCACGGCCTGCTCGCGGTCGGGAGCAGTGACGAACGCGACCTGACCACCGCCGACGTGGAGTTCACCCGGTTGCTGGCGGCCAACGCACAGTCCGCGCTGGACCGCACCGAACGCGAGGCGACCTTGCGCGAGGAGCGTGACCGGATCACGGCGCTGTTCCAGAACGCCAGCGACGCGATGGTCGAGATCAGATACGAGACGAGAGACCCGACGATCAGCGCCGTCAACCCCGCGTTCGAGACGGTCTTCGGCTTCGACGCCGAGTCGGTCGTCGGGCGGTCGCTGTACGACGTGCTGGTGCCGGACGGGGATCGCAGTACTGCACGGGAACACGTCGAACTCGCGCGGCGGGGCAGTCGGTTCGAGCGCGAGGTTCGCCGGCAGACCGCCGACGGACCGCGTGACTTCCTCCTGCGGGGCGTCCCGCTGGACGACGAGGGGACGCCGACGGTCGGCTACGCCATCTACACCGACATCACCGAGCGCACCGAACAGACGCGGACACTCGGCCGCCTCCACGAGACGACCCGTGACCTGGTTCGGGCGAGCGACCCGACGGAGATCGCCCGGATCACCGTCTCTGCGGCGCGCGACACGCTCGGCTTCCCGATCAACGCGGTTCGGCTGTACGACGCCGAGTCGAACCGTCTCCGACCGGTCGCCGTCCCCTCGGACACCGTGGAGACGATGGGCGACCGGCCGATTTACGGCCCGGGCGACGGCGTCGTCTGGGAGGCGTTCAGGTCGGGCGAGGTGATCGTCGTCGAGGACGTGTCGGCACTCGACGACGGCGGGAACCACGACGGGGTGGCGAGCGCGATGTACCTCCCGCTCGGCGAGTACGGGACGATCAGCATCGGCTCGACGGAGGCGAACCACTTCGACGACGCCGACGTGCAACTGGCGAAGGTGTTGGCCGCGAACGCCAGTGTCGCGCTGGGGCGCGCCGAACAGGAACGCGAGTTACGCCGTCGGGAGACCGAACTGGCTCGCCAGAACGAGCGACTCGACGAGTTCGCCAGCGTCGTCAGCCACGACCTCCGGAACCCACTGTCGGTCGCGCGCGGCTACCTGGACCTGCTCTCGGGGCATCGGGCCGATTCCGAGGAGTGGGACGACACGGAAGCCGAGTATCTCGACCGCATCCGGACGGCCCACGAGCGGATCGACCGCTTGATCGGCGATCTGTTGACGCTGGCGCGGCAGGGGAAGTCGGTCGGAGAGACCGAGGTCATCTCGCTCGCCGCAGTCGCACACTCGGCGTGGCAGACGGTCGGGACCGCCGAGGCGACGCTGTCGGTCGTCGAAGACACCCGGTTCCGCGCGGACCGGGACCGGCTGTGTGAACTGTTCGAGAACCTCTTTCGGAACGCGATCGGCCACGCCGGGGCGGACGCGAGCGTGACGGTCGAACCCTGCGAGGGCGGCTTCGCCGTCGCCGACGACGGCCCGGGTATCCCCCCGGCGGAGCGCGAGCAGGTCTTCGAGCGCGGCTACACGACGAGCGACCGTGGCACCGGGTTCGGCCTCGCCATCGTCGCCGAGATCGTCGCGGCCCACGGCTGGTCGGTCTCGGTCGAGGCGAGCGAGAGCGGTGGCGCGCAGTTCGTCGTCCGCGGGGTGGAGTCCGTCCCGGCGGTCGACGAGTGA